In one Bacillus sp. Marseille-P3661 genomic region, the following are encoded:
- a CDS encoding bifunctional diguanylate cyclase/phosphohydrolase, which yields MEESNSHKNNLFKHEISIVEKGKELIAKGTYNDKQLLNEYKKLVQHYEKLLRVTKKAFSISDLQGETLKQREFEKKILLDNAGQGFLTFGKDLLVHKEYSAECRRIFQKKIIGAPIHDLLWEDNFEINLSCKALLKSLFSTENEQAHLSYLDQLPRFTMINDRKMELDFKIIHSTDRYEDFIVMLILTDVTERFNNQQKVDYLSFHDELTSLYNRSYIKKILPTLLNRNQLPLSVIVADMNGLKLMNDVFGHEKGDQFIQYSAQILLNCCSEQDMVARWGGDEFLVLLPKTNELQCLQVIKHIKRECLNSKKQPIEVSLALGAATLQDGNIPFSEIFKRAEKDMYKHKLLESKSLRKRIVCQLHSLMETKVTRDPGQKNRIQKMASKFAELVGLEPASTEMRILEKLVLLHDLGKIAIPTAILRKPTALTNEEWEMMQTHSEIGYRLALAIGEMDAADFIVAMHENWDGSGYPHGLKEIEIPFISRLLAIVVAFDVMMHDRVFQKAKGKDAVLAELIANSGTQFDPELTKTFVEKINVILEHK from the coding sequence TTGGAGGAGTCAAATAGCCATAAAAACAACCTCTTTAAACATGAAATATCCATTGTGGAAAAAGGGAAAGAACTTATTGCAAAAGGTACATACAACGATAAACAGTTATTGAATGAATATAAGAAACTTGTGCAGCACTATGAGAAACTATTGAGAGTAACTAAAAAGGCTTTTAGCATTAGTGATCTTCAAGGAGAAACATTAAAGCAGCGTGAATTTGAAAAAAAGATATTGTTGGACAATGCTGGCCAAGGATTCCTAACATTTGGGAAAGACTTACTTGTTCATAAGGAATACAGTGCAGAATGTAGGCGAATATTTCAGAAGAAAATTATTGGTGCTCCTATACACGACTTGCTGTGGGAAGATAATTTTGAAATAAATTTAAGTTGCAAAGCCCTACTAAAATCATTGTTTAGCACTGAAAATGAGCAAGCGCACTTGTCCTACTTAGATCAATTACCTAGATTTACGATGATTAATGACCGAAAAATGGAACTAGACTTTAAAATAATCCATTCCACAGATCGCTATGAAGATTTTATAGTGATGTTAATATTAACTGATGTTACGGAAAGGTTTAATAATCAGCAAAAGGTGGATTATTTAAGCTTCCATGATGAATTAACATCTCTTTATAATCGTTCATATATAAAAAAAATACTTCCCACACTCTTAAATAGAAATCAACTACCATTAAGTGTGATTGTTGCTGATATGAATGGATTAAAGTTAATGAATGATGTGTTTGGTCATGAAAAAGGAGATCAGTTTATTCAATATTCGGCACAAATATTATTAAATTGCTGTTCCGAACAAGATATGGTTGCGAGATGGGGAGGAGATGAATTTTTAGTACTACTGCCTAAAACAAACGAGCTTCAATGTCTGCAGGTAATAAAACATATTAAAAGAGAATGTCTGAATTCAAAAAAACAGCCAATTGAAGTGAGTTTGGCGTTAGGTGCAGCAACGCTACAGGATGGAAATATACCGTTTTCAGAAATATTTAAACGAGCTGAAAAGGACATGTATAAACACAAACTCTTAGAATCTAAAAGTCTTCGAAAAAGGATTGTCTGTCAGTTGCACAGTTTAATGGAAACCAAGGTTACGAGGGATCCAGGTCAAAAGAATAGAATTCAGAAAATGGCAAGTAAGTTTGCCGAGTTGGTAGGGCTAGAACCAGCATCTACAGAGATGAGAATTCTTGAAAAACTTGTGTTATTACATGATTTAGGTAAGATTGCAATTCCCACTGCGATATTAAGAAAACCAACCGCTTTAACAAATGAAGAATGGGAAATGATGCAAACACATAGCGAGATCGGTTACCGATTAGCGCTTGCAATCGGAGAAATGGATGCCGCAGACTTCATTGTAGCGATGCATGAGAACTGGGATGGCAGTGGCTATCCGCATGGGTTAAAAGAAATAGAAATCCCATTCATTAGTCGCTTGTTGGCCATTGTTGTTGCGTTTGATGTAATGATGCATGATAGAGTATTCCAAAAGGCAAAAGGCAAGGATGCGGTTTTAGCAGAATTAATTGCAAACAGTGGAACTCAATTTGATCCGGAATTAACAAAAACTTTTGTCGAAAAAATAAATGTTATTTTAGAACATAAATAA
- a CDS encoding sensor histidine kinase has translation MSNGKNQVLLEETAVIKHAEEVLKKYEGLDGDLIQEYVSLVGDYKKLLKVSKKTNRISDLLTAMLQKREDEIKKVNAELNRLEEARKQLISEISHEMGSPMIAIQNYLKAILDGKVESSEKSLKMIYERILMVNHLIQDLFDLSILETKQSKVIKKNVQLNELLGSWIQEYKFEVNNQGYHFNIKSAVTKEEERYVVKVDEIRIKQVLTNLIYNAIKYTPQGGEIEINSFIRNGINDIHELIIQVSDNGVGIDEMSIPYIFERFFRVDEDNANVGTGLGLAIAKEIIEHHNGQIGVTSKLNEGSTFFFTLPIHKTM, from the coding sequence ATGAGTAATGGGAAGAATCAAGTACTTCTTGAAGAAACTGCCGTTATTAAACATGCGGAAGAGGTATTAAAAAAATATGAGGGCTTAGATGGTGATTTAATTCAAGAGTATGTAAGTTTAGTAGGGGATTATAAAAAGTTATTAAAAGTTTCCAAAAAAACAAACCGTATAAGCGACTTGTTAACGGCGATGTTGCAAAAAAGAGAAGACGAAATAAAAAAGGTAAATGCAGAATTAAACCGACTTGAGGAAGCAAGGAAACAATTAATTTCAGAAATATCACATGAAATGGGTTCCCCGATGATAGCTATTCAAAATTATTTAAAGGCAATCTTAGATGGGAAAGTTGAATCATCTGAGAAAAGCTTGAAAATGATTTATGAACGAATTCTGATGGTTAACCATTTGATTCAAGATTTATTTGATTTATCCATCTTAGAAACTAAACAATCAAAGGTAATTAAAAAAAACGTACAACTTAATGAGCTGTTAGGTAGCTGGATTCAAGAATATAAATTTGAAGTGAACAATCAAGGTTATCATTTTAATATTAAATCAGCTGTAACGAAGGAAGAAGAGCGATATGTAGTCAAGGTAGATGAAATAAGAATTAAACAAGTATTAACTAATTTAATTTATAATGCTATTAAATATACGCCTCAAGGTGGGGAGATTGAGATTAATAGTTTTATTCGTAACGGTATAAATGACATACATGAGCTCATTATACAAGTTTCTGATAATGGTGTAGGAATAGACGAAATGTCGATTCCATATATATTTGAACGCTTTTTTAGAGTGGATGAGGATAACGCTAATGTAGGAACTGGCCTAGGATTGGCGATTGCGAAGGAAATCATAGAGCATCATAATGGTCAAATTGGAGTGACTAGTAAATTGAATGAGGGCAGTACATTCTTCTTTACGCTGCCAATTCATAAGACTATGTAG
- a CDS encoding DUF1987 domain-containing protein, producing the protein MEKLLIESTKSSPEVVLDPENNIISFKGQSYPENAFKFYEPIFNWVEKYIENIEEEVQVEIELNLPYINTSSTKCFMMLLELFDEAYLEGKKVGITWYYNEENESELECAEEFKEDLSLPFNIIAK; encoded by the coding sequence ATGGAGAAATTATTGATTGAGAGCACAAAGAGTAGCCCGGAGGTAGTATTAGATCCAGAAAACAATATTATTTCTTTTAAAGGTCAATCCTATCCAGAAAATGCGTTTAAATTTTATGAACCAATCTTTAATTGGGTAGAGAAATATATTGAAAATATAGAAGAAGAGGTCCAAGTCGAAATCGAATTAAATTTACCCTATATAAATACAAGTAGTACAAAGTGTTTCATGATGTTATTAGAATTGTTTGATGAAGCGTACTTGGAAGGTAAAAAAGTAGGCATAACATGGTATTACAATGAAGAAAATGAAAGTGAGTTAGAATGTGCAGAGGAGTTTAAAGAGGATTTAAGTTTACCCTTTAATATTATTGCAAAATGA
- a CDS encoding SiaB family protein kinase, with product MENNNLLHIQNTLKSNQILITFSGKLTQGLIEELGEAVRKYLETEDRPQKEIFNVFSIFIEQTQNIKNYCFTKENTESYETISGSCIVTIGKLDDGQNYILSGNLLEKNDIKPLVDKIDHLIPLNNVELKKLYKEALKKDISLTNNSSAGLGLIDMARKASQPLEYSIIDVDQNYSFFTLKAVI from the coding sequence ATGGAAAATAATAATTTGCTGCATATCCAAAACACGTTGAAGTCAAATCAAATTCTCATCACCTTTTCTGGTAAATTAACTCAAGGGTTAATTGAGGAGTTGGGAGAAGCGGTTCGTAAGTACTTAGAGACAGAAGATCGTCCACAAAAAGAGATATTTAATGTGTTTTCTATATTTATTGAACAAACTCAGAATATCAAAAACTATTGTTTTACAAAGGAAAATACTGAAAGCTACGAAACGATTTCCGGCTCATGCATTGTTACGATTGGGAAGCTAGACGATGGTCAAAATTATATTTTATCTGGTAATTTGCTTGAAAAGAATGATATAAAACCATTGGTTGATAAAATCGACCACCTTATTCCATTGAATAATGTCGAACTTAAAAAGCTATATAAGGAAGCATTAAAAAAGGATATTTCACTGACAAATAACTCTAGTGCTGGGCTAGGTCTTATAGATATGGCACGAAAAGCGAGCCAGCCTTTAGAGTATTCGATCATAGATGTAGATCAAAACTATTCATTTTTTACATTGAAGGCAGTTATTTAA
- the gucD gene encoding alpha-ketoglutaric semialdehyde dehydrogenase GucD, whose amino-acid sequence MNYINGEWVAGTSEEVTASINPANKNEIVGYVQKSTKEDLDKAVAAAKTAQVAWRKLSGSARGDFLYKIANVIEKNIDEIAATMTKEMGKTFPEAKGETARGIAILRYYAGEGLRRVGDVIPSTDSEALMFTTRKPLGVVGVITPWNFPVAIPIWKIAPALVYGNTVVLKPAGETAVTAAKVIECFAEAGLPAGVVNLVTGSGSVIGQGIIDHKDINGITFTGSDQVGKAVGAGALARGAKYQLEMGGKNPVIVANDADLDLAVEATISGGLRSTGQKCTCTSRVIVQSEVYEAFKEKLVAKVKELKVGDGLREETWMGPCASESQLNTVLHYIEKGKEEGATLLAGGSRVVENGLENGFYVQPTVFDNVTRDMTIAREEIFGPVLALMKVETLEEALEYANDSEFGLSASIFTTNISKMLSFINEMDAGLVRINAESAGVELQAPFGGMKNSSSHSREQGTAAIEFFTAIKTVFVKG is encoded by the coding sequence TTGAACTACATTAATGGTGAATGGGTAGCAGGAACATCAGAAGAAGTGACAGCTAGCATTAATCCTGCTAATAAAAATGAAATCGTTGGATATGTTCAAAAGTCAACAAAAGAAGATTTAGATAAAGCAGTTGCAGCTGCAAAAACTGCTCAAGTTGCATGGAGAAAATTATCAGGTTCAGCTAGAGGCGATTTTCTTTATAAAATTGCTAATGTTATCGAAAAAAATATCGATGAAATCGCTGCAACAATGACAAAAGAAATGGGAAAAACATTCCCAGAAGCAAAAGGTGAAACAGCTCGTGGTATCGCAATTCTACGCTATTATGCAGGAGAAGGCTTGAGAAGAGTTGGGGATGTAATCCCATCAACTGATAGTGAAGCATTAATGTTTACAACACGTAAACCATTAGGTGTTGTAGGTGTGATTACACCTTGGAACTTCCCTGTAGCGATTCCGATTTGGAAAATAGCGCCTGCTTTGGTTTATGGTAACACGGTTGTGCTTAAACCAGCTGGTGAAACAGCAGTAACAGCTGCAAAGGTTATCGAATGCTTTGCTGAAGCTGGATTACCTGCAGGTGTAGTAAACTTAGTAACTGGATCTGGTTCTGTAATCGGACAAGGTATTATTGATCACAAAGATATTAATGGAATTACATTTACTGGTTCAGACCAAGTTGGTAAAGCTGTAGGAGCAGGTGCTTTAGCTCGTGGCGCTAAATACCAATTAGAAATGGGCGGTAAAAACCCAGTTATCGTTGCTAATGATGCAGATTTAGATTTAGCAGTAGAAGCAACAATCAGCGGTGGTCTGCGTTCAACAGGCCAAAAATGTACTTGTACTAGCCGTGTAATTGTACAAAGCGAAGTTTATGAAGCATTTAAAGAGAAATTAGTTGCTAAAGTTAAAGAATTAAAAGTTGGTGACGGTCTTCGCGAGGAAACTTGGATGGGACCTTGTGCAAGTGAAAGCCAATTGAATACTGTTCTTCATTATATTGAAAAAGGTAAAGAAGAAGGAGCTACTCTATTAGCTGGAGGTAGCAGAGTTGTTGAAAATGGCCTAGAAAATGGTTTCTATGTTCAACCAACTGTATTTGATAATGTAACTCGCGATATGACAATCGCTCGCGAAGAAATCTTTGGTCCAGTACTAGCATTAATGAAAGTTGAAACATTAGAAGAAGCGCTAGAATATGCTAATGACTCAGAATTTGGTCTAAGCGCATCTATTTTCACAACTAATATTAGCAAAATGCTTTCATTTATTAATGAAATGGATGCAGGTCTTGTTCGTATTAATGCTGAAAGTGCTGGTGTTGAATTACAAGCTCCATTCGGCGGTATGAAAAATTCAAGCTCTCACTCTCGTGAGCAAGGTACGGCTGCGATTGAATTCTTTACAGCTATTAAAACTGTTTTTGTAAAAGGCTAA
- a CDS encoding IclR family transcriptional regulator: MTENKSYGNVSHTLDILLHFKDHEECTLNSLTESLGLRKSYVVKLLDNLREKGFIDRDPESGKYRLGLRCLELGAAYEKRLDIRKVARPYLIELSTDINELVHLGILDSNIVVLLDRYINESSGLRLQFHLSITSPPYSTGLGKILLAYSYPRLVDNYLDSEKFKAYSPHTTVNPNMIRLELEQIRQRGYYLSYETFESGISCIAAPIFTRHGKISAAVSICAPTVRIMGNEQQFKEKLLKVTSEISLKLGAQGMATTSYNSI, encoded by the coding sequence GTGACAGAGAATAAATCTTACGGCAATGTATCGCATACGTTAGATATTTTATTGCACTTTAAAGATCATGAAGAGTGCACATTAAATAGTTTAACAGAGTCATTAGGTCTTAGGAAAAGCTATGTAGTAAAATTACTTGATAATTTACGAGAAAAGGGTTTTATAGATAGAGATCCAGAAAGTGGTAAATATAGATTGGGGTTACGTTGTTTAGAATTAGGAGCAGCGTATGAAAAACGCCTAGATATAAGGAAGGTTGCACGCCCATACCTTATTGAATTATCTACAGATATTAATGAACTTGTACACCTAGGAATATTAGATTCTAATATCGTTGTTTTGCTAGACCGCTATATAAATGAATCATCAGGACTACGGTTGCAATTTCATTTATCAATTACATCACCACCTTATTCGACAGGTCTTGGGAAAATTCTTTTGGCATATAGCTATCCGAGATTAGTTGACAATTATCTAGATTCCGAAAAATTTAAAGCCTACTCACCTCATACTACTGTTAACCCTAATATGATTCGTCTCGAACTAGAACAAATTAGACAAAGGGGCTATTATTTGTCTTATGAAACATTTGAAAGTGGAATCTCGTGCATTGCTGCGCCAATCTTTACTAGACATGGTAAAATAAGTGCTGCTGTAAGTATCTGCGCCCCAACGGTAAGAATCATGGGGAATGAACAGCAATTTAAGGAAAAGTTATTAAAGGTAACATCAGAAATTTCATTGAAATTGGGAGCACAAGGTATGGCTACTACTTCATATAATAGTATTTAA